Genomic DNA from Candidatus Koribacter versatilis Ellin345:
GTTCGGAGCGACAGGTCAAACGTGGCTGCGGTCGGGTAGATCCTGGTTCCCAATTGCACATCTACAACGGACACCAACACGAGCACGATCCAAATACCGCAGAGCCACAGCGCGACCTTGGTACTTCGCGATGGAGGGGTGAGTCCGGTGTGTTGCAGTTCGCGAGCGATTATCACGGCAGCAAGCGCAAAGCTGGCGAGGCAGATCGCGAGGGCCGTGGACAGCGACGAGAAGCGCGCAATCAACGTCGCGGAGATGGGCGTGATGGCAAACGAGAGCGCAAGACTCGCAGCTATGCGTTCCGGCCAACGTGCAGTGCGAAATCCGAAGATATTGCAGAAGTGTCCGACGCAGAATCCCGGCGCGAGAAGGAAAGGAGCAAAAGCAACAATGGCCGCGGAACATCCGAGCAGGTCGCGAACCGTGAACTGGCCTATGTGCAATCGGCGTCCTCTGAAAGAAGTATGATTTCCGCCCTCAATGTACTACAGGAGGCGCGCGGAAGCGCACAGGAACTGGAACGGAAAAACCAAAACAAAAAAGGAGATGCGCCTAGCGCACAAGAAGTTCGAGGGTCTCGCGAAAGCCCGCTTGCGCGAGCGGTAACGATCCGATCATTGCGGTGGCAGCCACAACAGCCACACACGCAAAGGCGAGCTTGCCGAGAATGTTCCCGCGGAGAATTGGCCGTGCAAGCACGAGGCGCTCCACCCGGCGTTCCAACGTTGCGGTATGGGCAGGGTCGACGAGTGCCGAGTACAACATGCCCGCCGCCGTGGCCGATTGCCGCGCTAGCGCTACCACAGCGGAAGCGAGGTTCAGAGCGTCGCCGGGAACGTCGAGCACAGCGTCGTCAGCGGCGTATTCGATGAGTTCAGAGAGCTTCTCATCCGATCCCGAGCGCGACAAGATGCGCGGGGTAAGGGCGACGATCAGCCGAGCGATATTGTGGTTCTGTTTGCAGTGCGCGTTCTCATGGCGCAAGACTGCGCGCAGTTCGCGCGGCGAGAGCAAGCGGCGCACCAGGCTCGAAACGAAAATCTGCTTCTTCACCAATCCTGCGGCGACCACAAACGCCTGCTCGGAACCGACTTCGACGAGCGGCACACCACCAAACGATTCCTTCACCACGCTGGAGGCCATCCAACGCTGGGTGCGCACCCGGGTGCGCCACATCATCGACACCACATTACAGAGCGGCGCAACCAAAGCGTAAAGACCGACAAGAGCGAGTGCGACAAGGACCGCACCCGGCATCTCGTGGGTGCCGATCGGCTCGCCGTGGAAGTATCCGGGGACCGCTGAAAACGCGGTCAATAGAAATGCCAGCACTGCGGGGAATGCGTACACAACAACATGCGCTACGACGCCATCCTGTGGGCGAAACCGCTCGATGCTTCGCAGCACGGGCTTGCGCACCAGCCAAAGAAACGCTTCGGCAATTGCGAGCACCGCGCTAAACGACGCGAGCGTGTACAGCACTAGGATGAGGACGTAGCTGTCGCTCACTCCCCGTCCTCCCGTTGCAACTGCTTCCGCTTCTCGCGGATCTCGGCTTCGAGCTTGGAGAGAATGGCAGCGTCCTTCGAATCCACGCTCTCGATCAGGAAGGAGAGCAGGTACCGCTTGGAATGCAGCGGATCTATCGAAATACCGTTGACGAGGTCGCGCGCAATGCCGCGCTGCACCTCCTGCTTCGAGCAGGCCGCATTGTAGACAAACGCCCGGCCCTTCTTGTGGCGGCCGAGCAGGCCTTTGCGATAGAGGCGATCCAGGGTCGTCATAATCGTGGTGTACGCGAGCTGCCGGTCAATATGCGCAATCACATCGTTGACGGTGACTTCATTCTGGGACCAAACTTGCTCTAGCACAGCACACTCGAGTTCGCCGAGGGAATGCTGCCTGCCGGTTTTTTCGTTGGTGAACAATCTGCCGATTAAGGACTGAAACACGCGGAGCTCCTCGAAAGTAGCCAACATTCTACACGCGAATTCGGCACTTGGGTGCTAGAGATTTGTGGCCGAATTGCCCTCGAAAAGGTTCAGTTTAGAATGGTGCACCCTGAATTCCCCAGGAGTTCCATGTCCAAATCTCGCCGCGACTTCCTAACGCAAACTTCGCTCGCCGTCATCGGCGCTGCCGTTGCCTCGTCCGCACAACAACCGACGGAACCGACACCCGGGGCGCCACCGGCATTTGGGACGGCGCCGCCGGTGGGGCCGGAGGTCTCGGCGGAGACGTTCGCTCAGGCCGAGAAGCTGGTGCAGGTGCAGATGTCGGCGGAACAACGCGCCCAGGCCGCAAGCAACTGGCGGATGTCGATGGCCGCGATGTACGAGCGTCGCGTGGGCCCGAAGAGGACAGCGCTGGAAGACACGCTACCGCCGGCGACGCACTGGAACCCGATGATCGCGGGCGTGCAGCCGGGGCCGACGCGCGATGTGTTCGTGCGGAGCCAAGCCGACCCCGGGCCGCTTCCGACGAGCGACGAAGAGATTGCATTCGCGCCGGTAACGAAGCTATCGAGGTGGATCGAGCAGCGGAAGCTGACTTCCGAGCGCCTGACCAGGCTCTACCTCTCGCGACTGGAGAAGTTCACTCCCAAGCTTAAGTGCGTGATCACACTGACCACAGACTTGGCAATGAAGCAGGCGCAAGCCGCGGACAAGGAGATCGCGGCGGGCAAGTATCGCGGGCCACTGCACGGCATTCCGTGGGGCGCGAAAGATCTGCTCGACACGGCGCACATCCGCACAACGTACGGCGCCGAGCCGTTCCGCAACCGTGTTCCCAGTGCAGACGCGACCGTGGTGAAGCGGCTGCATGACGCCGGAGCAGTGCTGGTGGCCAAGCTCAGCCTCGGCGCGCTGGCTCTCAACGACGTTTGGTTTGGTGGGCAGACGGTGAATCCGTGGCTGCCGGAGGAAGGGGCTTCGGGATCGAGTGCGGGGCCGGGTGCGGCGACGGCGGCGGGACTGGTCGGCTTTGCCATTGGGAGCGAAACCGGAGGCAGCATCGTGGCGCCGTCGATGCGCTGCGGCGTTACGGGATTGCGTCCGACTTACGGCCGTGTGGCGCGTACCGGTGCGATGACGCTCTGCTGGTCGCTCGACAAGCTTGGGCCGATGACGCGCAGCGTAGAAGATGCGGTGCTGGTGCTGCAAACCATCAGCGGGCCGGATGCGGAGGATGTGGCCAGCGTGCCGAGTCATCTTGATTTCGACGCAGGTGCCGCTGTCACTGGGCTGAAGGTCGGTTACTTCCCTGCATGGATGAAGGAAGCTCCGGCGACCGACGTGGATCGCGCTGCACTCGAAACCGTGAAGAAGCTTGGCATGGCGGCAGTCGAAGTATCGCTTCCCGATTGGAATTACGACTGTCTCGACACCATTCTCTTTGCCGAGAGCGCCGCGGCCTTCGAAGAACTGACCCTCAGCGGCGCCGTAGATGCGCTCAAAATGCAGACGCCGGATTCCTGGCCGAATACTTTCCGGCAGTCGCGATTCTTGTCTGCCGTGGATTTCGTACAAGCCGACCGCATGCGGCGGAAGGTCGCGATGGAGATGGCCCGCGTGATGTCCGAGGTGGATTTGCTGCTGGTGCCTTCCCTGCGCGACGAGATGCTCACGCTCACCAACTTCACCGGACATCCCTCGCTCACATTGCGAGCGGGATTTGTGGAAGTCGGCGAAGCGCGCAGCGACTGGGCGCCGGACCCGAAGCATCCGTTGCCGAAGTTCAATCCGCCGCGACGGGTGCCGCATGGGGTGACCTTAATCGGCCGGCTGTTCGATGAAGGGACGCTGGGGAGAGTCGGGATCGCGATGGAGAAGGCATTTGGGGTGGAGGAGAGGCCTAACGGGTACGCGTAGCGGGGGGTACCCCCCTCCCCCTGAATTTTGTTTTCAACAACTTACATTGTGGAAAACTTGTAAAAATTTGAGCCGCAAGGGGTTACGGGCAAAAATTTGAAAACAAAGGAGTTGCGACCTCGAAAGGCGGGCAACGCTAGCTCCACTCCGCATCGGTGTGCGGGTTCTCCGGTCGCCATGACATGGGACTTTGTCGAATTTCAAAGATCAGGGGAATTGTTGGGAATGCCCCACGTAGGCAGAGTACGCAGGCGATTACAAATGCGTCGGTGATGGTGGGCACAGGTGCGCGTGAGATGGGTCACAACGGGATAGGGTCGTAAGGCGAGACGCCAGCAGGGGCTGAAGCCCCGATGTTTTGCGGCCCTTGGTTCGGCAGCGCTGAAGCGCTGCCCTGATACAAAACGGAAAGTGCCCTGATACAAAACGGAAAGTGCTCTGATACAAAACGGAAAGTGCCCTGATACAAAAACGGAAAGTGCCCTGATACAAAAACGGAAAGTGCCGTGATACAAAAACGGAAAGTGCAGGCGTTAAGGGGCGACGCGCTTTCTCGGTCCTATGGTCGCGGCGCTGAAGTGCCGCATTACCCGACTGCGCGCCGCGATCCGCCTATGCGCCGTGGCACTTCTTGTATTTCTTGCCGCTGCCACAGAAGCAAGGGTCGTTGCGGCCGATTTTGTCGCCGCTGCGGACTACCTGCTGGACGGCGTCGGGCATGCCGCCGCCCGCCATGCGAGCCTGTTCGAGCTCACGCTTCTTCTTACGCTCGAATTGCTTTTCGAGATCGTCGAGCGAAGTCTGTTGGCGACGTTGCGGAGGCTGCTGGCCGTTGCCGCCGGAGATCTGCGGCTCGGGAGCATTCTCAGCTTCCAACACCGGACCCAACTCGCGAACGTTCTCCGGAGCGCGGCGGCGCGGGATTTCGACGGGCATATTGGTCGCGGCGTCGATGATCTGCATGAGATACAGGTAGCGGACGGTCTGCTCCTTGAAGGTGGCCATCATGCCTTCGAACATGTCGAAGGACTCGCGCTTGTACTCGACGAGCGGATCGTGCTGGGCGTAGCCACGCAGGCCGATGCCTTCCTTCAGGTGGTCCATGTTGAGCAGGTGGTCTTTCCAGAGCTGGTCGATCACGCTGAGCATGATGACGCGCTCGTGGTGACGCATCTGGTCGTTGCCGATGAGCTGCTCTTTTGCTTCGTAGCGCTCTTTGAGCTTGTCGAAGATCCCATCGCCAAGCTGCATGCGATTGAGCTTCTCGGGCTCGACGCCCTCAGCAATGATGTCCACGCCAAAGCGGGTGAAGATCTCGCCCTTGAGTCCGGCGATGTCCCAATCTTCGGGGTGCTTCTCGGTGGGAGCAAATTTGTCGAGCAGGTCGCCGAGGATCTCGGTGACGTACTCGTCGATGATGAGCTCTTTCTGGTCGAGACCTTCGAGGAGTTGGCGGCGCAGGCCGTAAACGGCCATACGCTGCTTGTTCATCACGTCGTCGTATTCGAGGAGGTGTTTACGGGCTTCGAAGTTCTGCGCTTCGACTGCCTCCTGCGCTTTCTCGATACGGCGCGAGATCATCTTCGACTCGATGGGCACGCCCTCTTCCATGCCGAGCCGCTGGAGAAGGGTCGAGACCCACTCCTTGGCGAAGATGCGCATGAGGTCGTCTTCGAGCGAGAGATAGAAGCGCGATGCACCGGGATCGCCCTGTCGGCCGGCGCGTCCACGAAGCTGGTTATC
This window encodes:
- a CDS encoding M56 family metallopeptidase, whose amino-acid sequence is MSDSYVLILVLYTLASFSAVLAIAEAFLWLVRKPVLRSIERFRPQDGVVAHVVVYAFPAVLAFLLTAFSAVPGYFHGEPIGTHEMPGAVLVALALVGLYALVAPLCNVVSMMWRTRVRTQRWMASSVVKESFGGVPLVEVGSEQAFVVAAGLVKKQIFVSSLVRRLLSPRELRAVLRHENAHCKQNHNIARLIVALTPRILSRSGSDEKLSELIEYAADDAVLDVPGDALNLASAVVALARQSATAAGMLYSALVDPAHTATLERRVERLVLARPILRGNILGKLAFACVAVVAATAMIGSLPLAQAGFRETLELLVR
- a CDS encoding BlaI/MecI/CopY family transcriptional regulator, with amino-acid sequence MFQSLIGRLFTNEKTGRQHSLGELECAVLEQVWSQNEVTVNDVIAHIDRQLAYTTIMTTLDRLYRKGLLGRHKKGRAFVYNAACSKQEVQRGIARDLVNGISIDPLHSKRYLLSFLIESVDSKDAAILSKLEAEIREKRKQLQREDGE
- a CDS encoding amidase; the protein is MSKSRRDFLTQTSLAVIGAAVASSAQQPTEPTPGAPPAFGTAPPVGPEVSAETFAQAEKLVQVQMSAEQRAQAASNWRMSMAAMYERRVGPKRTALEDTLPPATHWNPMIAGVQPGPTRDVFVRSQADPGPLPTSDEEIAFAPVTKLSRWIEQRKLTSERLTRLYLSRLEKFTPKLKCVITLTTDLAMKQAQAADKEIAAGKYRGPLHGIPWGAKDLLDTAHIRTTYGAEPFRNRVPSADATVVKRLHDAGAVLVAKLSLGALALNDVWFGGQTVNPWLPEEGASGSSAGPGAATAAGLVGFAIGSETGGSIVAPSMRCGVTGLRPTYGRVARTGAMTLCWSLDKLGPMTRSVEDAVLVLQTISGPDAEDVASVPSHLDFDAGAAVTGLKVGYFPAWMKEAPATDVDRAALETVKKLGMAAVEVSLPDWNYDCLDTILFAESAAAFEELTLSGAVDALKMQTPDSWPNTFRQSRFLSAVDFVQADRMRRKVAMEMARVMSEVDLLLVPSLRDEMLTLTNFTGHPSLTLRAGFVEVGEARSDWAPDPKHPLPKFNPPRRVPHGVTLIGRLFDEGTLGRVGIAMEKAFGVEERPNGYA